From the genome of Nitrosomonas sp., one region includes:
- the yhbY gene encoding ribosome assembly RNA-binding protein YhbY, whose amino-acid sequence MLTLNVVQRRQLAAQGHALNPVVIIGKAGLTDSVLEELDRGLLSHELIKVKVHLDDRNERKLVLEKICKALNAAPIQHIGKTFVIYRPAPEENKQKKTVKKQKREPRRTKRSYQD is encoded by the coding sequence ATGTTAACTTTGAATGTTGTACAACGTCGCCAGTTAGCTGCTCAAGGGCATGCGCTGAATCCTGTAGTAATTATCGGTAAAGCCGGGCTCACAGATAGCGTTCTGGAAGAGCTCGATCGTGGGTTGCTAAGCCATGAATTAATTAAAGTTAAAGTACATCTAGACGACCGCAATGAAAGAAAATTAGTACTCGAAAAAATCTGCAAAGCACTTAATGCCGCACCTATCCAGCATATCGGCAAGACTTTTGTTATTTACCGGCCCGCTCCTGAAGAAAACAAGCAGAAGAAAACGGTTAAAAAACAAAAACGCGAACCGCGTCGTACCAAACGCAGTTATCAAGACTGA
- a CDS encoding RlmE family RNA methyltransferase, translating to MRRTKTSNAWMHEHVNDIYVKLANKEGFRSRAAYKLLEIDERDHLFKEGMVIIDLGAAPGSWSQVALHKVGCKGKVIALDMLEMQPLPGVTFVQDNFQEESAIIELDQILAGSKPDLVLSDMAPNISGIGVCDQARSMYLAELALDFAMRKLNYGGSFLVKIFQGSDFDQFLREMRDGFNKVMIRKPKASRDRSSEVYLLGLEKKR from the coding sequence ATGAGGCGTACTAAAACCAGCAATGCATGGATGCATGAACATGTTAACGATATCTATGTAAAGTTAGCCAATAAAGAAGGTTTTCGCTCACGTGCTGCTTACAAATTACTTGAAATTGATGAGCGCGATCATTTGTTTAAAGAAGGAATGGTGATTATTGATCTCGGTGCGGCACCGGGGAGCTGGTCCCAGGTTGCTTTGCATAAGGTGGGATGCAAAGGTAAAGTGATTGCTCTGGATATGCTGGAAATGCAGCCATTACCGGGTGTGACTTTTGTACAGGATAATTTTCAAGAAGAAAGTGCTATCATTGAGTTGGATCAGATACTGGCAGGAAGTAAGCCGGATCTTGTTCTTTCGGATATGGCGCCCAATATAAGTGGTATCGGTGTATGTGATCAGGCGCGCAGTATGTATCTGGCGGAGTTGGCTTTGGATTTTGCGATGAGAAAACTGAACTACGGTGGAAGTTTTTTGGTCAAAATTTTTCAAGGCAGTGATTTCGATCAATTTTTACGGGAAATGCGCGATGGATTTAATAAGGTTATGATACGGAAACCGAAGGCTTCTCGTGATCGCAGTTCTGAAGTTTATTTGTTAGGACTTGAAAAGAAACGTTAA
- the ftsH gene encoding ATP-dependent zinc metalloprotease FtsH — translation MAIWLVIALILMTVFNQFSVRQQAQVPIDYSQFISDLNRGRIAKVVIDGRTLRGTNTDGARFTTFAPSDPWLVSDLLKAGVVIEAKPEEEPSMLMSIFISWFPMLLLIAVWIFFMRQMQGGGRNGGAFSFGKSKARMLDKSQNPVTFNDVAGCEEAKEEVAELVEFLRDPTKFQKLGGRIPRGVLMVGSPGTGKTLLARAIAGEAQVPFFSISGSDFVEMFVGVGASRVRDMFEQAKKHAPCIIFIDEIDAVGRQRGAGLGGGNDEREQTLNQLLVEMDGFEGALGVIVIAATNRPDVLDPALLRPGRFDRQVTVPLPDIRGREQILNVHMRKVPLAPDVKADVLARGTPGMSGADLANLVNEAALFAARKNKRLVDMEDFENAKDKIFMGAERRSVVMPEHERKNTAYHESGHAVVAYLLPKTDPVHKVTIIPRGRALGVTMQLPTEDRFSMEKEEILQRLSVMFGGRIAEEVFMHQMTTGASNDFERATELARQMVTQWGMTDSLGPMVYGENEGEVFLGRSVTTHKNMSEATMQKVDAEIRRIVDEQYALARKLIEENKDKIEAMTQALLEWETIDSNQIKDIMEGRPPRAPKPPQSMEGPAAEEAASTEEDTGEADTPPQGVAKESAE, via the coding sequence ATGGCCATTTGGCTTGTTATTGCACTCATTTTGATGACGGTATTTAACCAATTCAGTGTGCGACAGCAAGCGCAGGTGCCGATTGATTACTCGCAGTTTATTTCTGATTTAAATCGTGGCCGTATTGCAAAGGTAGTGATTGATGGCCGCACCTTGAGGGGAACCAATACAGATGGCGCGCGTTTTACAACTTTTGCGCCATCAGATCCATGGCTGGTTAGCGATTTGCTAAAAGCAGGTGTTGTGATAGAAGCAAAGCCTGAAGAAGAACCATCAATGTTAATGAGTATTTTCATTTCATGGTTCCCAATGTTGCTGCTGATCGCAGTATGGATTTTTTTCATGCGCCAAATGCAGGGCGGTGGTCGTAATGGCGGCGCATTCTCATTTGGTAAAAGCAAGGCCCGTATGTTGGACAAATCTCAGAATCCAGTGACATTCAATGATGTCGCCGGGTGCGAGGAAGCCAAGGAAGAAGTTGCGGAGCTTGTTGAGTTTCTGCGCGACCCTACCAAGTTTCAAAAACTGGGGGGGCGTATTCCTCGTGGTGTGTTGATGGTGGGCAGCCCGGGTACGGGTAAAACACTATTGGCGCGCGCGATTGCGGGGGAAGCGCAGGTTCCTTTCTTCAGTATTTCCGGTTCGGATTTTGTGGAAATGTTTGTCGGTGTGGGTGCATCTAGAGTCCGTGATATGTTTGAACAAGCCAAAAAGCATGCGCCATGCATCATTTTTATCGATGAAATTGATGCGGTTGGTCGACAGCGTGGTGCAGGATTGGGTGGCGGTAACGATGAACGCGAACAGACGCTCAATCAATTGCTTGTGGAAATGGACGGTTTTGAAGGTGCGCTGGGCGTTATCGTGATTGCAGCAACCAACCGGCCTGATGTGCTTGATCCTGCATTGTTGCGTCCTGGACGCTTTGACAGGCAGGTGACCGTTCCATTGCCCGATATACGTGGACGTGAGCAGATTCTCAATGTGCATATGCGCAAAGTCCCGCTGGCTCCTGATGTGAAAGCTGACGTTCTGGCACGTGGAACACCGGGTATGTCAGGTGCTGATCTGGCCAATTTGGTTAACGAAGCGGCTTTATTTGCAGCACGTAAAAACAAACGCCTGGTGGATATGGAAGACTTCGAGAACGCCAAAGACAAGATATTTATGGGTGCCGAAAGGAGATCCGTAGTCATGCCTGAGCATGAGCGCAAGAACACGGCCTACCATGAATCGGGGCATGCGGTTGTAGCATATCTTTTGCCTAAAACGGATCCGGTGCATAAAGTAACGATTATCCCAAGAGGGCGTGCATTGGGTGTCACAATGCAACTGCCAACCGAAGATCGTTTCAGCATGGAAAAAGAGGAAATCTTGCAAAGACTGTCGGTTATGTTTGGCGGGCGTATTGCTGAAGAAGTATTTATGCATCAAATGACAACAGGCGCTTCAAATGACTTTGAGCGTGCAACTGAACTGGCGCGTCAGATGGTTACTCAATGGGGTATGACTGATTCGCTTGGCCCTATGGTGTACGGTGAGAATGAAGGGGAAGTTTTTCTCGGTCGATCTGTTACTACCCATAAGAACATGAGTGAAGCAACCATGCAAAAGGTCGACGCTGAGATTCGTCGGATTGTGGACGAACAGTATGCGCTTGCACGAAAATTGATTGAGGAAAACAAGGATAAGATTGAAGCCATGACACAGGCCTTACTGGAATGGGAAACCATTGACAGCAATCAGATCAAAGATATTATGGAAGGACGTCCTCCGCGTGCGCCTAAACCGCCTCAGTCTATGGAAGGGCCAGCTGCAGAAGAAGCAGCTTCCACAGAAGAAGATACAGGTGAAGCAGATACGCCACCACAAGGCGTTGCCAAGGAGAGTGCTGAATAG
- the folP gene encoding dihydropteroate synthase — protein MGVVNVTPDSFSDGGLYFSIDDAIDHARKLIEEGADILDIGGESTRPGSSAVSVDEELKRVMPILEALVDEDVLVSVDTSKPEVMRQAIAVGVDIINDVNALREPGALEVVAADDRVLFCLMHMQGSPANMQINPQYSNIVNNVYEFLQARIQATAALGISRQRLLIDPGFGFGKKLHHNLALLNDLKKLTELNVPILVGLSRKSMLGAITGNAVGQRIHESIAAALIAVANGARIVRVHDVKATKDALTFYSAVQAANNHEQS, from the coding sequence ATGGGGGTTGTCAATGTAACACCGGATTCATTCTCGGATGGGGGTCTGTATTTTTCAATAGACGATGCCATTGACCATGCCAGAAAGCTGATTGAGGAAGGTGCGGATATCCTCGATATTGGTGGCGAGTCAACCCGTCCGGGCAGTTCTGCTGTCAGCGTTGATGAGGAATTGAAACGTGTTATGCCAATTCTTGAAGCATTGGTGGATGAGGATGTATTGGTTTCAGTGGATACGTCCAAACCTGAAGTGATGCGACAGGCAATTGCTGTTGGTGTTGATATTATTAATGATGTCAATGCGTTACGTGAGCCCGGCGCATTAGAAGTGGTTGCGGCAGATGATCGGGTACTATTTTGCTTGATGCATATGCAAGGCAGTCCTGCTAATATGCAAATAAACCCGCAATACTCCAACATTGTTAACAATGTCTATGAGTTCTTGCAGGCGCGTATTCAGGCAACGGCTGCACTGGGTATTTCCCGGCAACGCCTGCTTATTGATCCTGGTTTTGGTTTTGGAAAAAAATTGCACCATAATCTTGCGCTTCTAAACGACTTGAAAAAATTAACGGAATTGAATGTGCCTATTTTGGTTGGGTTGTCACGAAAATCAATGTTGGGCGCAATTACGGGTAATGCAGTCGGTCAGCGTATTCATGAAAGTATTGCAGCGGCGTTAATTGCGGTCGCCAATGGCGCGAGAATTGTGCGTGTACATGATGTAAAGGCAACAAAGGATGCTTTGACTTTTTATTCTGCTGTGCAAGCTGCAAATAATCATGAGCAGTCATAA
- the glmM gene encoding phosphoglucosamine mutase: protein MIKKLFGTDGIRGRVGEDPITPDRILNLGYSAGKVLAAKDWHLAAGERPAVLIGKDTRVSGYMLESALEAGLSAAGVDVLLSGPMPTSAIAYLIRALRLQAGIVISASHNLFEDNGVKFFSAEGTKLPDEIEQQIEAEINSPIKTMPSAQLGKVQRLKDASGRYIEFCKSTFPYHLDLRGLRIVVDCANGATYNIAGHVFHELGADVVTIGDKPNGLNINLECGATHCSTLQEAVKLNRADLGIALDGDGDRVMMVDDKGVLYDGDQLIYVITQHRRQAGLMRGGVVGTLMTNMAIENRLKNLSVPFLRAKVGDRHVMTLLREKNWYIGGESSGHIICMDKHTTGDGIISALQVLYALRDRELTLAEALKEITLYPNYLINVKVAKPFDVENQQEIQAMVKAAEADLNTQGRVLLRASGTEPVIRVMVEGESDQKVKHWAEEIAVAVQKKCNQID from the coding sequence TTGATTAAAAAATTATTTGGAACAGACGGTATTCGGGGGCGCGTTGGAGAAGACCCAATTACGCCAGATCGTATTCTAAATTTGGGTTATTCCGCAGGTAAGGTGCTGGCTGCCAAAGACTGGCATCTGGCCGCAGGTGAGCGTCCCGCAGTATTAATTGGTAAAGATACGCGTGTGTCGGGTTATATGCTGGAGTCAGCGCTGGAAGCGGGCCTGTCAGCCGCAGGGGTGGATGTGCTGCTGTCCGGTCCGATGCCGACATCAGCAATTGCCTATTTGATTCGTGCGCTAAGATTACAAGCCGGGATTGTTATTTCGGCATCGCATAATCTGTTTGAAGATAATGGCGTTAAATTCTTTTCTGCTGAGGGAACAAAGCTGCCGGATGAAATTGAGCAACAGATTGAGGCAGAAATCAACTCGCCGATAAAAACAATGCCTTCCGCGCAGTTGGGTAAAGTGCAACGACTTAAAGATGCCAGTGGGCGGTATATTGAATTCTGTAAAAGTACTTTTCCCTACCATCTTGATTTGAGAGGTTTAAGAATCGTGGTTGACTGTGCGAATGGTGCGACATACAACATTGCTGGCCATGTGTTTCATGAACTTGGAGCCGATGTGGTGACAATCGGCGACAAGCCTAATGGTTTAAACATCAATCTTGAGTGCGGGGCAACGCATTGTTCAACTTTACAAGAAGCGGTTAAATTGAACCGCGCTGATCTAGGTATCGCGCTCGATGGCGATGGCGATCGGGTCATGATGGTTGATGATAAAGGGGTGTTATACGATGGAGATCAGTTGATTTATGTCATTACGCAACATCGTCGCCAGGCTGGGTTGATGAGAGGCGGTGTTGTCGGCACATTGATGACAAATATGGCAATAGAAAATCGACTCAAGAATCTGAGCGTTCCGTTTCTTAGGGCAAAGGTTGGGGATCGCCATGTGATGACGCTTTTGCGCGAAAAAAATTGGTATATCGGTGGGGAAAGCTCCGGACATATTATCTGCATGGATAAACATACTACGGGTGATGGAATAATTTCAGCGTTGCAGGTCTTATATGCGCTTCGGGACAGGGAACTTACCCTGGCTGAGGCTTTGAAGGAAATTACGCTTTATCCGAATTACCTCATCAATGTTAAAGTGGCGAAACCATTTGATGTCGAGAATCAACAGGAAATCCAGGCTATGGTTAAAGCAGCAGAAGCCGATTTGAATACCCAAGGACGTGTTTTGTTGCGTGCTTCCGGAACCGAACCTGTGATACGTGTTATGGTGGAAGGAGAATCTGATCAGAAAGTGAAACACTGGGCTGAAGAGATTGCGGTTGCAGTGCAAAAAAAATGTAATCAGATTGATTGA
- a CDS encoding PstS family phosphate ABC transporter substrate-binding protein, translating into MLSLMRLKGLIVILVSCCFLLSVNVSASPIVRIDGSSTVYPIIEAVAEDFQIAKRGAVRVTVGISGTGGGFKKFCRGELDVVNASRPITQLEMEACKKAGVQYIEMPIAIDALTVVINPRNTWSKTMTVDELKQFWEPEAQGKIMNWNQVNSSWPDRNVKLFGPGADSGTFEYFTEAVVGRAKSSRGDFTASEDDNVLVQGVASDMYALGFFGFAYYIENKNKITAVAVDSGNGGVIPSAETVENGSYQPLSRPVFVYINARSTSKPEIQDFVKFFMENAAALVTEVKYFPLSSTVYIQNLENMKNNKLGTVFSGESEVGVNIEEVMKHEARL; encoded by the coding sequence ATGTTGAGTTTAATGCGTTTGAAAGGGCTTATCGTCATACTGGTTTCATGTTGTTTTCTGTTGAGTGTGAATGTAAGTGCGAGTCCAATAGTCAGAATTGATGGTTCTAGTACGGTATATCCGATTATTGAAGCAGTAGCAGAGGATTTTCAAATCGCCAAGCGGGGTGCCGTGCGGGTTACTGTTGGAATTTCAGGAACTGGCGGAGGTTTTAAGAAATTTTGTCGAGGTGAACTGGATGTCGTTAATGCCTCTCGGCCTATTACACAACTGGAAATGGAGGCCTGTAAGAAGGCTGGCGTGCAATATATAGAAATGCCGATTGCTATTGATGCGTTAACGGTAGTCATTAACCCAAGAAATACTTGGAGTAAAACCATGACCGTGGATGAGCTCAAGCAATTCTGGGAACCAGAGGCCCAAGGAAAGATTATGAACTGGAATCAGGTCAACTCTTCGTGGCCGGATAGAAATGTTAAACTTTTTGGCCCGGGCGCGGACTCGGGTACCTTTGAGTATTTTACTGAAGCTGTGGTCGGTAGGGCAAAATCAAGCCGGGGTGATTTTACAGCTTCTGAAGATGACAATGTCTTAGTGCAAGGCGTTGCCAGTGACATGTATGCGCTAGGCTTCTTCGGGTTTGCTTATTATATTGAGAATAAAAACAAAATTACTGCAGTTGCAGTTGATAGCGGTAACGGCGGTGTAATCCCATCTGCCGAAACTGTGGAAAATGGCAGTTATCAACCATTATCGAGACCTGTTTTTGTTTATATTAATGCCCGGTCAACCAGCAAGCCAGAGATACAGGATTTTGTGAAATTTTTTATGGAAAATGCGGCTGCACTGGTAACCGAAGTCAAATATTTTCCACTATCGTCTACCGTGTATATCCAGAATTTGGAGAACATGAAAAACAACAAATTGGGTACGGTATTTAGCGGTGAATCAGAAGTCGGGGTTAACATAGAAGAAGTAATGAAACATGAAGCGCGTTTGTAG
- a CDS encoding hydroxylamine reductase, which produces MISKVWLRLVMFVSAFALAGAVQAIPSVPDVTYEALGIDRGASPKELHEALVKRYKDPEQGAGKGTMGDYWEPIPLSRYMDPATFYEPPTSMRDKADRKECVECHSDESPVWVNAWKKSTHANLDKVRALKPSDPTFYKKGKLEDVEKNLRSMGYLKEGEQLKEVSCIDCHAGINEQGKIDHSKDLIMPTADVCGKCHLQEFAERESERDTLIWPNGQWPDGRPSHALDYKANVETTVWAAMPQREVAEGCTMCHMNQNKCDTCHTRHEFSAAESRKPEACATCHSGVDHNNWEAYSMSKHGKMVAMLGNSWNWEVQLSDAYSKGGQTAPTCAGCHMEFEGEYAHNMVRKIRWANYPFVPGIAENINSEWSEERLDAWVVTCTQCHSERFARSYLDLMDKGTLQGLAKYQDAHAVVEKLYNEGLLAGQKTNRPNPPAPEKPGFMIFTQLFWSQDNNPASMELKVLEMGENDLAKMHVGLAHVNPGGWTYTEGWGPMNRAYVEVQDENFRIREMVALKERVAKLEGKRTSLLDLDGTAEKISLGGLGGGMLLAGTLALAGWRKRKQSEA; this is translated from the coding sequence ATGATTTCCAAGGTATGGCTAAGATTGGTCATGTTTGTAAGTGCATTTGCGCTGGCGGGTGCGGTACAGGCGATACCAAGTGTTCCTGACGTGACGTATGAAGCACTGGGTATAGACAGAGGTGCGAGTCCGAAGGAGTTGCATGAAGCATTGGTGAAGCGTTATAAGGATCCTGAGCAAGGCGCGGGCAAGGGCACGATGGGTGATTACTGGGAGCCGATTCCGTTGAGCAGATACATGGATCCTGCGACATTTTATGAGCCGCCGACCTCGATGAGAGACAAAGCGGATCGTAAAGAGTGTGTGGAATGTCACTCGGACGAATCGCCGGTATGGGTCAACGCATGGAAGAAGAGTACCCATGCGAATCTGGACAAAGTGCGTGCATTAAAGCCAAGCGATCCGACATTTTACAAGAAAGGCAAGCTTGAAGACGTAGAGAAGAATCTGCGTTCGATGGGTTACCTGAAGGAAGGCGAGCAGCTGAAGGAAGTGAGTTGTATAGATTGCCATGCTGGGATCAACGAGCAGGGCAAGATAGATCACAGCAAAGACCTGATCATGCCGACGGCGGATGTATGCGGCAAATGTCACTTGCAGGAATTTGCGGAACGCGAATCAGAGCGTGACACGCTGATCTGGCCGAACGGACAGTGGCCAGATGGACGTCCATCGCATGCGCTGGACTACAAGGCGAACGTAGAGACCACGGTATGGGCGGCGATGCCACAACGTGAAGTAGCCGAAGGCTGTACCATGTGTCACATGAACCAGAACAAATGCGACACCTGTCATACCCGTCATGAATTCTCAGCGGCGGAATCTCGTAAGCCGGAAGCCTGCGCGACCTGTCACAGTGGTGTAGACCACAACAACTGGGAAGCGTATTCCATGTCCAAGCACGGCAAGATGGTAGCGATGCTGGGCAATAGCTGGAACTGGGAAGTTCAACTCTCGGATGCATACAGCAAAGGTGGCCAGACAGCACCGACCTGTGCGGGCTGTCACATGGAATTTGAAGGCGAATACGCGCACAACATGGTGAGAAAGATTCGCTGGGCGAACTATCCATTTGTACCTGGGATAGCAGAGAACATCAACAGCGAATGGTCAGAAGAGAGACTGGATGCATGGGTAGTAACCTGTACTCAGTGTCACTCAGAGCGTTTTGCACGTTCGTATCTGGATCTGATGGACAAAGGCACCTTGCAAGGTCTGGCGAAATACCAGGATGCACATGCAGTAGTCGAGAAGCTGTACAACGAAGGTTTGCTGGCAGGACAGAAGACCAACCGTCCGAATCCACCGGCACCGGAGAAACCGGGATTCATGATCTTCACGCAATTATTCTGGTCGCAAGACAACAACCCGGCCTCGATGGAGTTGAAAGTGCTCGAGATGGGTGAAAACGACCTGGCTAAAATGCACGTTGGTCTTGCACACGTCAATCCAGGCGGTTGGACCTACACCGAAGGCTGGGGACCGATGAACCGGGCGTACGTTGAAGTACAAGACGAAAACTTCCGGATTCGGGAAATGGTCGCGTTAAAAGAACGTGTTGCCAAACTCGAAGGCAAACGCACCAGCTTACTGGATCTGGACGGTACAGCAGAGAAAATCTCGTTGGGCGGTTTAGGTGGCGGCATGCTGCTGGCAGGCACATTAGCCTTGGCAGGATGGCGTAAACGTAAGCAAAGCGAAGCTTGA